The Sulfurospirillum oryzae genome contains the following window.
ATCAAAAAGACCTTTTTACAAATTTAAAAAGATTATAACATAAAAGAGACTAAAAAGATTTTATACATTAGTAAATCGCTTGATATTCTTGACAATTCAAAACAAACCTGCTATTATTTCGTCAATTTAAAACAAGGAGGTAACCATGAAGTCTCATTTTTCCCTTATTCATGGGAATAGTGCTCATGTTTTTTTTCTGATGTGTTGCTAAAAAAACGCCTTACAACTGTAAAAATTTCTGCCTCGTAAGAGGCAAGCTTCAGCGCCTTAGCGGCCAGCGTAGGCATAGGGGCTTTGCCATGTGCCGTTCAAAAAATAATGTAACACAAAGGAAAAAAATATGAAATTCTTCAAATCAAACAACCTCTTTGGGGTAGCCATAGCAGTTTTGGCGCTCGTAGCGCCTTTTATTCACGCCGCAGACATCTCCTTGCTCAATGTCTCGTATGACCCAACCAGAGAGTTTTACAAAGAGTACAACCAAGCCTTTGCCAAACACTGGAAAGAGCTTAAAGGCGATAATGTAACTGTGCGTCAGTCTCATGGTGGTTCGGGTTCACAAGCCAGAAGTGTCATTGATGGGTTGGATGCTGATGTGGTCACTTTAGCACTTGCTTATGATGTCGATGCCATCGCCCAAAAAGCAAAAGCAATTGATCCTAATTGGCAAAAACGTTTAGCGCATAACAGTGCACCGTATACCTCTACTATCGTCTTTTTGGTACGTAAAGGCAATCCAAAAGGCATTAAAGACTGGGATGATTTAGTGAAGTCTGATGTCAAAGTCATCACGCCAAACCCAAAAACCTCAGGAGGTGCTAGATGGAACCATTTAGCGGCTTGGGGTTATGGACTTGAAAAATACGGCAGTGAAGAGAAAGCCAGAGAGTTTGTGACCAAAATCTATGCCAACGTTCCTGTTCTTGACTCAGGGGCTCGTGGATCTACGAACACCTTTGTTCAACGTGGACTTGGTGACGTGCTACTGGCATGGGAAAATGAAGCCTTTCTTTCTATCAACGAACTAGGTCGTGATAAATTTGAAATCGTTGTCCCCAGTGTGAGTATTCTTGCAGAGCCAAGTGTGAGTGTTGTCGATAAAAATGTGGAGAAAAAAGGGACAAAAGAGGTAGCAACGGCATATCTTGAGTACCTTTACTCTAAAGAGGGACAAAGAATTGCAGCCAAAAATTACTATCGTCCAACTGATCCTGAAATTGCTAAAGAGACAGAGTCAACCTTTCCAAAACTGAAACTCTTTACGATTGATGCTGTCTTTAACGGATGGGGTGAAGCTCAGAAAAAACACTTTGCCGATGGTGGCGAGTTTGACAAGATCTTCGCTTCAATCAAGCGATGAAGTGGCAATTTAGAAAACCGAGTGTCTTGCCAGGTTTTGGCTTGACGCTCGGCTTTAGCCTGACCTATGTGACCCTCTTAGTGCTCATACCACTCGGAGGGTTACTGCTTTATACGACGAAACTTTCGTGGAGCGAATTTGGTGCGGTCATTCTTGACCCTAGAGTTCTGGCTTCATTTAAACTGAGTTTTGGCGCAAGTCTTATTGCGGCGGTTATCAACCTCTTTTTTGGACTGATTGTCGCGTGGACTTTAGCTCGGTATAACTTTTTTGGTAAAAAAATTGTCGATGCACTGGTTGATTTGCCTTTTGCACTTCCAACCGCCGTTGCGGGTATTGCCCTAGCGGCAATTTTTGCGCAAAGTGGTTGGATCGGTAGACTTTTAGATCCATTAGGCATCGTGATCGCCTATTCTAGGGCGGGGGTTGTGGTTGCACTCGTCTTCATCGGGCTTCCTTTTGTAGTACGCACGGTTCAGCCTGTCATCGAGGAGTTTGAAAAAGAGTTTGAAGAGGCGGCGACAAGTTTGGGTGCGTCATGGTTGCAAACCTTTACAAAGGTGATTTTACCCTCGTTAATGCCAGCTCTTTTAACAGGGTTTGCACTCTCGTTCGCAAGAGCTCTGGGTGAGTACGGTTCGATCATCTTTATCTCAAGCAATATGCCCTTTGTGAGTGAGATCGTACCGCTCATCATCGTGACCAAGCTTTCGCAGTTTGATTATGTGGGCGCGACGGCAGTAGGAACCGTGATGTTGCTTGCGACATTCGTCATTTTGCTTTTGATCAATCTTATTCAGATTTACAGTCGCGAAAAAAGTTTATAGGAAAAGAGAATGCAAACAGAACATCGTTTAGAGCCTAGGTGGCTTAAACCACTTTTATTGGGTATTACGCTTCTTTTCTTAGGAATTTTTTTAGTGCTTCCTTTGGGAATCGTATTTAGTGAAGCCTTGGCAAAAGGGTGGAAGGTATATTGGGAATCTATCACTGAACCAGACGCCATCGCTGCGATTAAGCTAACCCTTTTAGTGGTCTTAATTACCGTTCCGCTCAATACGGTTTTTGGTGTAGCCACGGCGTGGCTGATCGCTAAGTTTGAATTTCGAGGCAAAGGGCTTCTTATCACGTTGATTGACCTGCCTTTTGCTGTTTCTCCTGTTATTGCAGGTCTGATTTTCGTGCTTTTATTTGGAAGTCAAGGTTGGTTTGGAGCGTGGCTGAGTGCGCATGATATACGCATTGTCTTTGCGACTCCGGGCATTATAGTTGCGACGTTGTTTATCACCTCGCCCTTTGTAGCACGTGAGATCATTCCTCTCATGCAAGAGCAAGGCAAAGATGAAGAAGAGTCTGCCTTAACACTCGGCGCCTCAGGGTGGCAAACGTTTTGGAAAGTGACGCTTCCCAACATCAAATGGGGGCTTTTGTATGGTGTCATTCTCAGTAATGCTAGAGCAATGGGTGAGTTTGGAGCGGTTGCGGTTGTTTCAGGTCACATCAGAGGCTTGACGACAACAATGCCTTTACATGTAGAGATTTTATACGGCGAGTACCTGTTCACAGCTGCCTTTGCGGTTGCTTCACTTTTGACCCTTTTAGCACTGGTGACATTGGTGCTTAAAAGTTTCATTGAGTGGCGCATCGGTAAAAAACGCTCACTCGCGCACTAAGGATAAACCATGAGTATTCAGATTTCAAATATTAACAAGCGTTTTGATAATTTTGTAGCATTAGATAACATTAACTTAACCATTCCCGATGGCGAGCTCGTAGCACTTCTTGGCCCTTCTGGTTCAGGTAAAACGACCTTGCTTCGCATTATCGCAGGGCTGGAAGAGGCCGATAGCGGAACGATCTATTTTAACGGAGAAGATACCACCGCAACGCACGTGCGTGACCGAGGTGTGGGGTTTGTGTTTCAGCACTACGCGCTTTTTCGGCACATGAGTGTGTTTGAAAACGTCGCCTTTGGACTTCGTGTCAGACCTAAAGAGACACGCCCGAGCGAAGACGAGATCAAAGAGCGCGTACATAAGCTTCTTAAACTTATTCAACTCGACTGGATTGCCAATCGTTACCCATCACAACTCTCTGGCGGACAACGCCAACGTGTAGCACTTGCGCGTGCCCTTGCTGTCGAGCCAAAAGTGTTGTTACTCGATGAGCCTTTTGGCGCATTGGATGCCAAAGTACGCCAAGAACTTCGCCAATGGCTAAGAGCTTTGCACGATGAGATTCACATTACCAGTGTGTTTGTGACCCACGATCAAGAAGAAGCCCTTGAGGTTTCTGACAAAATTGTCGTGATGAATCAAGGCAAAATCGAGCAAATCGGCACTCCCGAAGAGGTGTACGACAGACCTGCGAATCCGTTTGTCTATAGCTTTTTGGGCAATGTCAATCTCTTTCATGCCCGTGTGGAGCAAGGCTCACTGCATCTTGAAAACACAGAACTCAACACGCCCGATCTGGGAAGTTCTAAAGAAGCATCGCTTTTTGTTCGTCCGCACGAGATCAACATTAGCATCGACAATGCAGAGGGAAGTGGCATTGAAGCCAAACTCACTGGTTGGAGGCTCGTAGGCCCTAGGGTTCGTGTGGAACTTGAAACCGTGCATGCCCACCAAAGGGTGGAAGCGGAGATTTCAAAAGCACAGTGGCAGACGATTAAAACGCATGAAAATGACTCTTTATTTGTTCATTTTGAAAGTGCCCGCATCTACACAGGTGAAGCTTCGTGGAATGATTATGTTATCTAAAATCTTTACATGTAAAAAGCAACAAGAATAAAAAAGTAAAAAGGGGTCGGTTACCATTTTAGCTTTCAAAAGTTAAAAATTTAGCTGACCCCTTTATTCTTTTAATTAATGTATATTTCTATATCTACGCTTTTTAATCTATTACCATCAAAATTTAATTGTAATGTGGTTTCATCTAATTGCATTTTTAATGCATCTGCTTTCTCATTTGAGTCTATGCCAAATCTTTTTAACAGCTTTTTTTTGTCTCTATCTTCAGGATGTATTGCACTGGCATCAAAATGTATTGAAGTAATAAGAATTTTTTCATTCTCTCCTCTAGATATATACTCAGTTGAAAATCCCTTGCCTTTATAGGTTCTAAAATCCTCTTTATGTAGCATTGCTCCAGCTAAATAAATGAGTTCACTTGTATTATCATCATCTTTTTTTGGAGGGTATTTGAGAGTTCTCAAAACTTTATAAACTTCATATTCACGAGCACCACAAAAATCACCTATAGCATCAATGTTAAATACTTTAATCTCTTTAACTTCGCTCTGAGCAAATAAGAAATGAGCAAAAAGCATCAACAGTATCATTAGCTTCATTTTTGTTCCTTTGTTATTTCGATAAGTTTTAAGGTATCTGCTTGAAAAAAGAGTTTTAAATGTTTATTGTTACATTGCAAAGAAATTTTAGAAGCTGTTTCATCAGGCTTAATGCCCAGTCTAGTTAAGAGATTTTTTTTATCAGCCCCCGCATTGTCATTGTTTTCTATCTTGATAGATTCCCAATCTAACGCATTTCCATTTTTAACTAAAACTACTGAAAAATCAACTTCTGTATTTTGTTGACCACTTATGTATAAACTTTTGTTTTTAGCAATCTCTTTAACATACCGCCATTTATAATTAGGATCCGTCTCTGTGACGCTTGTAGGTTCAATTTCTCGTGCCATGATGAAGTCACATACTGCAGGATGATTAAAGTGTTTAATCTCTTTTTCTTTTATTCTATTGTAATTATCTTCCTTATTTTCAATAGTTAGAATTGAATCTATTTCAAGAGAAGAAGAATTCAT
Protein-coding sequences here:
- a CDS encoding sulfate ABC transporter substrate-binding protein; its protein translation is MKFFKSNNLFGVAIAVLALVAPFIHAADISLLNVSYDPTREFYKEYNQAFAKHWKELKGDNVTVRQSHGGSGSQARSVIDGLDADVVTLALAYDVDAIAQKAKAIDPNWQKRLAHNSAPYTSTIVFLVRKGNPKGIKDWDDLVKSDVKVITPNPKTSGGARWNHLAAWGYGLEKYGSEEKAREFVTKIYANVPVLDSGARGSTNTFVQRGLGDVLLAWENEAFLSINELGRDKFEIVVPSVSILAEPSVSVVDKNVEKKGTKEVATAYLEYLYSKEGQRIAAKNYYRPTDPEIAKETESTFPKLKLFTIDAVFNGWGEAQKKHFADGGEFDKIFASIKR
- the cysT gene encoding sulfate ABC transporter permease subunit CysT, whose amino-acid sequence is MKWQFRKPSVLPGFGLTLGFSLTYVTLLVLIPLGGLLLYTTKLSWSEFGAVILDPRVLASFKLSFGASLIAAVINLFFGLIVAWTLARYNFFGKKIVDALVDLPFALPTAVAGIALAAIFAQSGWIGRLLDPLGIVIAYSRAGVVVALVFIGLPFVVRTVQPVIEEFEKEFEEAATSLGASWLQTFTKVILPSLMPALLTGFALSFARALGEYGSIIFISSNMPFVSEIVPLIIVTKLSQFDYVGATAVGTVMLLATFVILLLINLIQIYSREKSL
- the cysW gene encoding sulfate ABC transporter permease subunit CysW, which translates into the protein MQTEHRLEPRWLKPLLLGITLLFLGIFLVLPLGIVFSEALAKGWKVYWESITEPDAIAAIKLTLLVVLITVPLNTVFGVATAWLIAKFEFRGKGLLITLIDLPFAVSPVIAGLIFVLLFGSQGWFGAWLSAHDIRIVFATPGIIVATLFITSPFVAREIIPLMQEQGKDEEESALTLGASGWQTFWKVTLPNIKWGLLYGVILSNARAMGEFGAVAVVSGHIRGLTTTMPLHVEILYGEYLFTAAFAVASLLTLLALVTLVLKSFIEWRIGKKRSLAH
- a CDS encoding sulfate/molybdate ABC transporter ATP-binding protein; its protein translation is MSIQISNINKRFDNFVALDNINLTIPDGELVALLGPSGSGKTTLLRIIAGLEEADSGTIYFNGEDTTATHVRDRGVGFVFQHYALFRHMSVFENVAFGLRVRPKETRPSEDEIKERVHKLLKLIQLDWIANRYPSQLSGGQRQRVALARALAVEPKVLLLDEPFGALDAKVRQELRQWLRALHDEIHITSVFVTHDQEEALEVSDKIVVMNQGKIEQIGTPEEVYDRPANPFVYSFLGNVNLFHARVEQGSLHLENTELNTPDLGSSKEASLFVRPHEINISIDNAEGSGIEAKLTGWRLVGPRVRVELETVHAHQRVEAEISKAQWQTIKTHENDSLFVHFESARIYTGEASWNDYVI